In Falco naumanni isolate bFalNau1 chromosome 5, bFalNau1.pat, whole genome shotgun sequence, the following are encoded in one genomic region:
- the PHLDA1 gene encoding pleckstrin homology-like domain family A member 1 has protein sequence MLESGCKAVKEGVLEKRSDGLLQLWKKKRCILTEEGLLLIPPKQQQPPPQQQQQPLPAEPAAKIKELHFSNMKTVDCVERKGKYVYFTVVMAEGKEIDFRCAQEQGWNAAITLQMVQYKNRQAILAVRSTRQKQQHLAQPHGPRLRSASNSA, from the coding sequence ATGCTGGAGAGCGGCTGCAAGGCGGTGAAGGAGGGCGTGCTGGAGAAGCGGAGCGAcgggctgctgcagctctggaagaAGAAGCGCTGCATCCTCACCGAGGAGGGGCTGCTGCTCATCCcccccaagcagcagcagccgccgccgcagcagcagcagcagccgctgcCGGCCGAGCCGGCGGCCAAGATCAAGGAGCTTCACTTCTCCAACATGAAGACGGTGGACTGCGTGGAGCGGAAGGGCAAGTACGTGTACTTCACGGTGGTGATGGCCGAGGGGAAGGAGATCGACTTTCGGTGCgcgcaggagcagggctggaacGCGGCGATCACGCTGCAGATGGTGCAGTACAAGAACCGCCAGGCCATCCTGGCCGTGCGCTCCACCcgccagaagcagcagcacctggcgCAGCCCCACGGCCCGCGCCTCCGCAGCGCCTCCAACTCCGCCTAG